From the genome of Pan troglodytes isolate AG18354 chromosome 16, NHGRI_mPanTro3-v2.0_pri, whole genome shotgun sequence:
actaaaaatacaaaattagccagccgtggtggcacatgcctgtaatcccagttacttgggaggctgaagcaggagaattgcttgaacccgggaaacagaggttgcagtgagccaggatcgcgccactgcactccagcctgggcaacaagagcgaaactctgtctcaaaaaagaaaaaaaaagaaaaaactgtcttccatggccaggcgcagtggctcacgcctctaatcccagcactttgggaggccaaggcgggcggctcacttgaggtcaggagtttgagaccagcctggccaacgtggttaaaccctatctctactaaaaatacaaaaattagccaggcgtgttggcgtgcgcctgtagtaccagctactcaggaggctgaggcaggagaattgcttgaacctgggaggcggagcttgccctgagccaggatcgcgccactgcactccagcctgggtgacagagtgagactccagaaaaaaaaagactgtcttgCAGGAAGTTGAGGAAACACAGAATTCCTGGTTCTGCTGAGTCAGAGTATACCTTGTGCCCCTTGTGCCTGTATCTGTCCCCTAATGATACgaggggtggggctggagggCAATTCTGTGAACCCACAGATTACCAGCAGCATGTGTGTCAGTGTAAGCATGGAGTGTAATTATATGCCTGTTTTCAACTTTAAAGGTGATcttatggccaggcgtggtggctcatgcctatcatcccagcactttgggaggccaaggcaggaggatcactcaagcccaggactttgagactagcctgggcaacatagcaaaaccccatctctacaaaaatacaaaaaaattagctgggtgtggtggcatacacctgtataatcccagctacctgcaaggctaaggtgggagcatcacctgagcccaggaagttgaggctacagtgagctgcgaTCTCGCTACTGTACTACCGCCTCGGTGACAGactaagaccttgtctcaaaaaaataaaaaataaaaataaatgtgatcttAAATTGACTGAAGGCAAGAGTGGAGCCCAGGTCCTGCCTGAGAGGGGCATGTCCAATTTTATCATGTTCATATGTGAGAGTTTATATTAACTTACAGAAAATTAATTGAGCATCTAACCTTAAATAAAGTTTTTTAGCTTTAATAATAGAAATGTCACTAGGAGTTCGAGTgcgatagctcacacctgtaatcccagcaccttaggaggcccaggtgggcggatcacctgaggtcaggagtttgagaccagcctggccaacatagtgaaaccccatctctactaaaaatacaaaaattagctgggcgtggtggtgtgcgcctgtagtcccagctactctggaggctgaggcaggagaatctcttgaactcaggaggctgaggttgcagtgagcctagatctcgccactgcagtccaggctgggtgaccaagtgagactctgtctcaaaaaaatagaaaaaagtgcaGCTTTTTTTAGGATTGAGGTCAAGAGGGAAATTTCCTCCTCAGGCTCATCAAGAGGACATTGTGTGGTATAAACAATGTCATCAACAACTTCCTGGCAGCATTAATGTTCCCAAcagccattaattttttttttttttttcgagacagagtcttggctctgttgcccaggctggagtgcagtggcgtgatctcggctcaccaaagcgtccacctcctgggttctagtgattctcctgcctcagcctcccaagtagctgggattacaggtgcctaccaccatgcccggctaatttttttgtatttttattagagacggggtttcaccatgttggtcacgctggtctcaaactcctgatctcagataatctacccaccttggcctcccaaagtgctaggattacaggcatgagccaccatgcccggtgtcAGCCATTAATTTCTAATGACACTTCTTAGGGTGTCAGCCAGGGCTATGAAGCCAACACACTGTTCAGTAAACACAGTTCTGCCGGGGGTCAGAACAGTGTGATCCAGGCTCAGCTCTCTGCTGCTTTGGCTTCATCCTCGGGTAGATTTTACAGTCCCTCATCTAAGGAAGGGGCTATGTTCTTCTAGCAGTCCTCCCTAATGATTTCTTTTACTCAAATATTTGGGCAGTGGAAGGTTTAACAAGTTCCTGGAAGACATATTACCAAATAAAGATCTattcatggctgggcacggtggctcacgcctgtaatcccagcactttgggaggccaaggtgggcggatcgaaaggtcaggagatcgaaaccatcctggctaacatggtgaaaccccgtctctactaaaaatacaaaaaattagccgggtgtggtggtgggcgcctgtagtcccagctactcgggaggctgaggcaggagaatggcgtgaacccggtaggcggagcttgcagtgagccgagattgcgccactgcactccagcctgggccacacagcgagactccgtctcaaaaaaaaaaaaaaaaaaaatctattcataaGCTCCCACTGCAGACAAATTTGAGGGCTCTTTTAACAATCCAGTTAACTTGCTTCTAGTCATTGGTATACACACCTAGGGTCCTTATTGCACGGGCTCTGTCATCTTTCCTGTGTCTAAATACAAAGTAATGCGGTCATAAACACCAGATACATGTTAATACAAGAAATTATTATATAAGCTCCTTTTGAAAGGAGACTGAGCTTTAGGGAAATGTCTATGGTACCAATAAAAAAACTCATTCATGCACTCATTACATTGAATCAAGCACCAGGCATTATGGTGAGTGTGGGGGTAATTGGGTAGGTACCCTGTTTATGTCCTTTAAAATTCCCACCTGACCTCATTTTCAGATGAAGACACAGGTAGTGGGGACATGGAACCCAAATCTTTAAGGCTTTGAAATTCTGGGTGATTGCCACAAAGATTACGAGGCCTGACAACCAGTCAGAATGAAATAAGCCtgggttgttgtttttgttttttttccatcagcttttaagttcaggggtacatgtgcaggatgtgcaggtttgctacaaaGGTAAatgcgtgccatggtggtttactgcacaggTCATCCcaccacctaggtattaagcccagcatccattagctattcttcctgatgctctccctccccctcccccacaggccccagggtgtgttattcccctccatGTGCTCATGTGTTCTCTTCATTCAGCTCCTGCTTATAAGAGAAaagatgcagtgtttggttttctgttcctatgttagtttgctgaggataatggcttccaattccattcatgtccctgcaaaagatatgatctcattctgttttttggctgcatagtataccatggtgtatatgtactacattttcttcatccaatctatcattgatgggcatttgggttgattctatgtctttgctattgtgaatagtgcagcattgaacgtgtgtgcatgtatctttataatagaatgatttatattcctttgggtatattaaACCTGATTATTAAAGGCTTTGAGGATTTCCTAGCCTCTTTGTGTTCACTGgaagtttaatttttataaatttcccCCTTCGTTTTCTTTTGTCATCATGACAGGGAGTTGAGTAGACAttgtatgtttttcttcattgtttcagATTTTGAGATACAGAGTGAAAATGGGGAGAACTGTAATCAAGACATGTTTGAGAATGAATCACATAAGATATTCTCGGAAATGCCTGAAGGTGAAAGTGCTCAGCACTCCGATGGGGAAAGTGACTTTGAGAGAGATGCTGGCATCCAGAGGCCCCAGGGACACACCCCAGGTGAGGACCACGGGGAGGTGGTTTCTCAGGACAGGGAAGTTGGCCAGCTCATAGGCCTGCAGGGCACCTACCTAGGGGAGAAGCCCTACGAATGTCCCCAGTGTGGGAAGACCTTCAGCCGGAAATCCCACCTCATCACACACGAGAGGACCCACACAGGAGAGAAATACTACAAATGTGATGAATGTGGAAAAAGCTTTAGTGATGGTTCAAATTTTAGTAGACACCAAACCACTCACACCGGGGAGAAGCCCTACAAATGCAGAGACTGTGGGAAGAGCTTTAGCCGGAGTGCCAACCTCATAACCCACCAGAGGATCCACACGGGGGAAAAGCCCTTCCAGTGTGCCGAGTGTGGCAAGAGCTTCAGCAGGAGTCCCAACCTCATTGCACATCAGCGCACCCACACGGGAGAGAAACCCTACTCGTGCCCCGAGTGTGGAAAGAGCTTTGGCAACCGATCCAGCCTTAACACGCATCAGGGGATCCACACTGGAGAAAAGCCTTACGAATGTAAAGAATGCGGCGAAAGCTTTAGTTACAACTCCAACCTAATCAGACACCAGAGAatccacacaggagagaaaccctacaaatgtaccGACTGTGGGCAGAGGTTCAGCCAGAGTTCAGCCCTCATCACCCACCGGAGAAcccacacaggagagaaaccctaccAGTGCAGCGAGTGTGGGAAAAGCTTCAGCCGCAGCTCTAACCTGGCCACACACCGGAGAACCCACATGGTGGAGAAGCCCTATAAGTGTGGGGTGTGCGGGAAGAGCTTCAGCCAGAGCTCCAGTCTGATTGCACACCAGGGCATGCACACAGGGGAGAAACCCTACGAGTGCCTGACATGTGGGGAGAGCTTCAGCTGGAGCTCCAACCTCCTCAAGCACCAGAGGATCCACacgggagagaaaccctacaaatgcaGCGAGTGTGGGAAATGCTTCAGCCAGCGCTCCCAGCTCGTAGTGCACCAGCGGACCCACACGGGCGAGAAGCCCTACAAAT
Proteins encoded in this window:
- the ZSCAN2 gene encoding zinc finger and SCAN domain-containing protein 2 isoform X5 — its product is MMAADIPRVTTPLSSLVQVPQEEDRQEEEVTTMILEDDSWVQEAVLQEDGPESEPFPQSAGKGGPQEEVTRGPQGALGRLRELCRRWLRPEVHTKEQMLTMLPKEIQAWLQQHRPESSEEAAALVEDLTQTLQDSGSQRVHQPFSVLTVCKVSSRGARRALELHLNYFEIQSENGENCNQDMFENESHKIFSEMPEGESAQHSDGESDFERDAGIQRPQGHTPGEDHGEVVSQDREVGQLIGLQGTYLGEKPYECPQCGKTFSRKSHLITHERTHTGEKYYKCDECGKSFSDGSNFSRHQTTHTGEKPYKCRDCGKSFSRSANLITHQRIHTGEKPFQCAECGKSFSRSPNLIAHQRTHTGEKPYSCPECGKSFGNRSSLNTHQGIHTGEKPYECKECGESFSYNSNLIRHQRIHTGEKPYKCTDCGQRFSQSSALITHRRTHTGEKPYQCSECGKSFSRSSNLATHRRTHMVEKPYKCGVCGKSFSQSSSLIAHQGMHTGEKPYECLTCGESFSWSSNLLKHQRIHTGEKPYKCSECGKCFSQRSQLVVHQRTHTGEKPYKCLMCGKSFSRGSILVMHQRAHLGDKPYRCPECGKGFSWNSVLIIHQRIHTGEKPYKCPECGKGFSNSSNFITHQRTHMKEKLY
- the ZSCAN2 gene encoding zinc finger and SCAN domain-containing protein 2 isoform X1, yielding MMAADIPRVTTPLSSLVQVPQEEDRQEEEVTTMILEDDSWVQEAVLQEDGPESEPFPQSAGKGGPQEEVTRGPQGALGRLRELCRRWLRPEVHTKEQMLTMLPKEIQAWLQQHRPESSEEAAALVEDLTQTLQDSDFEIQSENGENCNQDMFENESHKIFSEMPEGESAQHSDGESDFERDAGIQRPQGHTPGEDHGEVVSQDREVGQLIGLQGTYLGEKPYECPQCGKTFSRKSHLITHERTHTGEKYYKCDECGKSFSDGSNFSRHQTTHTGEKPYKCRDCGKSFSRSANLITHQRIHTGEKPFQCAECGKSFSRSPNLIAHQRTHTGEKPYSCPECGKSFGNRSSLNTHQGIHTGEKPYECKECGESFSYNSNLIRHQRIHTGEKPYKCTDCGQRFSQSSALITHRRTHTGEKPYQCSECGKSFSRSSNLATHRRTHMVEKPYKCGVCGKSFSQSSSLIAHQGMHTGEKPYECLTCGESFSWSSNLLKHQRIHTGEKPYKCSECGKCFSQRSQLVVHQRTHTGEKPYKCLMCGKSFSRGSILVMHQRAHLGDKPYRCPECGKGFSWNSVLIIHQRIHTGEKPYKCPECGKGFSNSSNFITHQRTHMKEKLY